In the Drosophila virilis strain 15010-1051.87 chromosome 4, Dvir_AGI_RSII-ME, whole genome shotgun sequence genome, ttaatttattgttttaatattttgtttttgtgtgtatatacattatttttggctgCTTTATAAATTACCCAACGCTCGAATGACCTACGGATCGCACTTACAGTTTGAGTCTTAATTAAgtgtaattttaatatatgttcACCTTGCTGTTTTATGGCGCCCCTTTTGAGGCAACCAGTGACGACCTCAGTTAGCtaattgttatattataaTGAAAAACGTACGATATTCATAATGAAAAGTTACAAAGTCAAAGTGATGCGCTGCAGAAGTATTCAAAATCATAAGTCAATCAATTTACGTTATAAACGGAAAAGCTACTAGCCATACAACATCCATTATCATTAGGGCCGAATTATAATGGTCTCGAATTGCTCTGCctggaaggtcatatttacATAGGCAACGTAGGGTCATAAAACCCAAAGACAGCTAACAAAGCCATTTAAGGTGTGAATTATTAAGGccttaaaaaatgcaaatatggCATCAAGGATAGTATAAAGCATAATTTGAACCATATTACGTCGCAATCAACTATTCTACCCGCTGAACTTCCGATATTACCAAGTGGAGCTACTACAGTAGTTAAAGCCCAATTTTGACGTCAATTTTTTAATAGCCcgaaaaattgaaatacatAACCGAATTGACCGAtgacaaatacacaaatacaatttagagatttataaaaaaattttaaatatttgtttagctgGATTGACGTAcactatatattttatatatccaTGCCGCCAGATTCAGCATCAATTTTGTAATTAGCGTACTTCTCTTGTTCATGTAAGACGTCTCTTGTCTCGTGATGATCGGCTTTGCCCAGCGTCTGAGAACGGCCATAAATCTTGATATAATTCTTATCGCAATCGTGGACCATAATACCGCCACCCAAGCATTGAGTGCATAGATCAAGACTGTTGGCTTCCCTTTGCAACTGGTCATAGACATCGAC is a window encoding:
- the LOC6627414 gene encoding sex-regulated protein janus-B → MDKVRKLIFPTWRPIVRAARNYCCDQKVKNLVTFPEVTIGDGKLKYILAKVYVHGEMGQAKTVVRGVSRVKYHLDVYDQLQREANSLDLCTQCLGGGIMVHDCDKNYIKIYGRSQTLGKADHHETRDVLHEQEKYANYKIDAESGGMDI